A genomic window from Oceanobacillus timonensis includes:
- a CDS encoding GntR family transcriptional regulator, which produces MSRSRIEPNKGEALYLQVKNELYKRIQSGLWKADTLIPTEQDLISEFDVSRTTIRQAINLLVQDNLLEKKQGKGTVVRPQNLVGHLGKLKGFTEEARERGQIPKAKVLRSEFKSTFFFEKDMLDIPEEEPILLVERIRLADDVPIAIERSCWPKDIGELLQTHNLNEAHYYEILEQHHVYLKRAKETIRAINATMDEADYLGIRPGEALLEMTKVSYGMDDRPIEYTKTRYRSDKYQYSIELKR; this is translated from the coding sequence ATGTCAAGGAGCCGTATTGAACCTAATAAAGGTGAGGCATTATATTTACAAGTAAAAAATGAATTGTATAAACGCATTCAAAGTGGGCTATGGAAAGCGGATACGCTTATTCCAACCGAGCAGGATTTAATTTCTGAATTTGATGTCAGCCGTACGACCATCAGGCAAGCGATAAATCTGCTTGTTCAGGATAATTTGCTTGAAAAAAAACAAGGGAAGGGAACAGTAGTCCGTCCGCAAAACTTGGTAGGACATTTAGGCAAATTAAAAGGGTTTACAGAAGAAGCAAGAGAAAGAGGACAGATTCCGAAAGCAAAAGTATTGCGAAGTGAATTTAAATCAACGTTTTTTTTCGAAAAGGATATGTTGGATATTCCGGAAGAAGAACCTATTCTATTGGTCGAAAGAATCAGGTTGGCAGATGATGTTCCAATAGCGATAGAAAGGTCTTGCTGGCCTAAAGATATCGGGGAATTGCTACAGACACATAATTTGAATGAAGCGCATTATTATGAAATTTTAGAGCAGCATCATGTTTATTTGAAACGTGCAAAAGAAACTATCCGAGCAATTAACGCAACGATGGATGAAGCGGATTATTTAGGAATTCGCCCGGGGGAAGCACTATTGGAAATGACAAAAGTAAGTTACGGAATGGACGATCGTCCTATTGAGTATACGAAAACA
- a CDS encoding xylulokinase, producing the protein MKKYIAVFDIGTTAVKGVLIDQQARITGEYGVNVDTYYGENGEVEQNPADWWEGMKEITQKWWSELNMEAEQVAAITFTGQMEDVILISPAYPSQRAMLYSDNRFEQEAAYIMERFPNIQAETGNIIRPSTPLAKLLWMKNNKEKMMEKTQCFVFSSKDFGIYKLTNTCVTDPTTAATTGIMNLHTRAWIPEMMETFGFDPNKLPKLRGSEEIVGYVSASAMEETGFLQNTPVLCGSGDAGATAMGAAAVHQGDTYFYLGTTGWTAMVQENVNSNIQGMFHLAHIVPHLTISIAPLLNAGNVHKWAVDTFASEDTDDKNSAFEELVKNASVGSNGIFFLPYIHGERFPVQDADAKGAFWGIGPKTSKKDMARAVMEGICFSYKQLMELIIDAGDKDFLTLMGGGSKSATWCQILADIIGVQVRVPADSEYMPALGISVPAFIQLGWADHYQAVLERFFITAEAKTYEPNMLHHELYEEIYETYLKMYPSLKRIYERR; encoded by the coding sequence TTGAAAAAATACATTGCGGTTTTTGATATTGGTACGACGGCTGTGAAAGGTGTCTTAATTGATCAGCAAGCTAGAATTACAGGGGAATATGGTGTGAATGTGGATACCTATTATGGTGAAAATGGAGAGGTAGAGCAAAATCCTGCTGACTGGTGGGAAGGAATGAAAGAGATTACACAAAAGTGGTGGTCTGAATTAAACATGGAGGCTGAGCAAGTTGCTGCGATTACGTTTACGGGGCAAATGGAGGATGTTATATTGATTTCACCAGCATACCCCAGTCAAAGAGCCATGCTATATTCCGATAACCGTTTTGAGCAAGAAGCGGCGTACATTATGGAAAGATTCCCAAATATCCAAGCGGAAACAGGAAATATCATTCGTCCATCCACGCCATTGGCTAAGTTACTTTGGATGAAAAATAATAAGGAAAAAATGATGGAAAAAACACAGTGCTTTGTTTTTAGTTCCAAGGATTTTGGTATTTATAAATTGACGAATACATGTGTCACAGATCCAACAACTGCAGCAACGACTGGCATCATGAATCTACATACGCGTGCATGGATACCAGAAATGATGGAAACATTCGGATTTGATCCAAACAAGCTTCCGAAGCTGCGTGGTTCCGAGGAAATTGTTGGTTATGTATCAGCATCAGCTATGGAGGAAACTGGGTTCTTGCAAAATACACCTGTTTTGTGCGGGAGTGGTGATGCAGGAGCAACAGCGATGGGAGCAGCCGCAGTTCATCAAGGAGATACCTATTTTTATCTTGGAACAACTGGGTGGACAGCAATGGTGCAAGAAAACGTTAACTCAAATATACAAGGCATGTTTCACTTAGCCCATATCGTTCCTCATTTAACAATTAGCATCGCTCCACTACTTAATGCGGGAAATGTACATAAATGGGCTGTGGATACATTCGCAAGTGAGGACACAGATGATAAGAACAGTGCGTTTGAAGAATTAGTAAAAAACGCATCAGTAGGAAGCAATGGGATATTTTTTCTCCCCTATATACACGGGGAGCGGTTTCCGGTTCAGGATGCGGATGCAAAAGGTGCTTTTTGGGGCATTGGTCCGAAAACGTCAAAGAAAGATATGGCTAGAGCGGTGATGGAAGGGATATGTTTCTCCTATAAACAATTAATGGAACTTATCATCGATGCGGGGGACAAAGATTTTCTAACGTTAATGGGAGGAGGTTCCAAAAGCGCTACTTGGTGCCAAATCTTAGCGGACATCATTGGTGTTCAGGTGAGAGTACCGGCAGACAGTGAGTATATGCCTGCATTGGGTATCTCTGTACCTGCTTTTATACAACTTGGTTGGGCTGATCATTATCAGGCTGTTTTAGAACGTTTTTTCATAACTGCTGAGGCTAAAACGTATGAACCAAATATGCTTCATCATGAGCTTTATGAGGAAATCTATGAAACGTATTTGAAAATGTATCCTAGTTTGAAGAGGATATATGAAAGAAGGTAA
- a CDS encoding Rieske (2Fe-2S) protein: MPYSKGESPVLDDSYMYVCSSTELEDDDLMECETESDTIVIGRAEGKVYAVDGICSHAYAELVDGELEGTCLTCPLHFACFDIRDGSVLEGPAEDSLNVYEAVEYDGSVWVSRERR, encoded by the coding sequence ATGCCGTATTCTAAAGGGGAGAGTCCTGTCTTAGATGATTCTTATATGTATGTGTGCTCTAGTACAGAGCTTGAAGACGATGATCTAATGGAATGTGAAACAGAATCAGATACGATTGTGATTGGTCGTGCAGAAGGAAAGGTATATGCTGTGGATGGGATATGTTCCCATGCATATGCGGAGCTGGTCGATGGAGAGTTGGAAGGAACTTGTCTGACGTGTCCGTTACACTTTGCTTGTTTTGATATCCGGGATGGTTCTGTATTGGAAGGGCCAGCAGAGGATTCATTGAATGTTTACGAAGCGGTTGAATATGATGGATCCGTGTGGGTTAGCCGTGAAAGGAGGTGA
- a CDS encoding NAD(P)/FAD-dependent oxidoreductase, which produces MPHVNTTIIIGAGIAGVHAAESLRNEGYQGQIMLMDRDSQLPYDRPPLSKEWMKEESDNTNILLRDPAIYEKLDIDLKLGLEVTAIDPRCKTLDTKDGSSYEWEKLILATGTNLRTLALAGDDLKGIFYLRKMDDALAIKAYMQHVKQAVIIGAGFIGAELASTLSEMGVDVTIVERSSYPMENIVGRQASAYFLDLHKRNGVQVITEDAVTQFHGEGKVEEAITAEGRRIPCQAVMIGVGVTPNTEVSVSQLEVDQGYVVNAYGETSVSDIYAAGDCTSWPYQGAPIHIEHWDHAVNHAKTVAKNVMHPQSAPYTYTPYFWSDQYHMQFQYFGHAQAWSKTVVRGSAETDAFTIFYLDDQDVVQAAFLANQPKHALPARRLIQQQKVIDTQALADENIALKKVPRLQDESNTSI; this is translated from the coding sequence GTGCCTCACGTCAATACAACCATTATTATTGGAGCTGGTATTGCTGGTGTGCATGCCGCGGAGAGCTTACGAAACGAAGGCTATCAGGGACAGATTATGCTGATGGATCGTGACAGTCAACTGCCTTATGATCGTCCGCCGCTATCCAAGGAGTGGATGAAGGAGGAGAGTGATAATACAAATATTTTATTACGGGATCCTGCTATTTATGAAAAGTTGGATATCGATTTGAAGTTAGGGCTCGAGGTAACGGCCATCGATCCCCGGTGTAAAACTCTCGATACGAAAGATGGTTCTTCTTATGAATGGGAGAAACTCATCCTTGCGACTGGAACAAACTTACGAACATTGGCGCTGGCGGGAGATGATTTGAAAGGCATCTTTTATTTACGAAAAATGGATGATGCTTTAGCTATTAAAGCGTACATGCAACATGTGAAGCAGGCTGTTATTATTGGAGCCGGTTTTATCGGTGCCGAACTTGCCTCCACTTTGAGTGAAATGGGGGTTGACGTTACGATTGTAGAAAGATCTTCTTATCCGATGGAGAATATTGTAGGCCGGCAAGCATCGGCGTATTTTCTTGATTTGCATAAACGTAATGGTGTTCAAGTGATTACAGAAGACGCTGTTACGCAGTTTCATGGCGAAGGAAAAGTGGAAGAAGCAATCACAGCAGAAGGGCGGCGGATTCCCTGCCAAGCTGTGATGATAGGCGTAGGAGTAACTCCCAATACAGAAGTGTCGGTTTCGCAATTAGAGGTAGATCAAGGCTATGTTGTTAATGCATATGGCGAGACATCCGTCTCTGATATCTATGCGGCTGGAGATTGTACCTCATGGCCATATCAGGGTGCGCCCATTCACATTGAACATTGGGATCATGCGGTCAATCATGCCAAGACAGTTGCAAAAAATGTAATGCATCCGCAATCGGCACCTTATACGTATACGCCCTATTTCTGGTCGGACCAATACCATATGCAGTTCCAATATTTTGGTCACGCACAAGCGTGGTCCAAAACCGTAGTACGAGGATCGGCAGAAACGGACGCATTCACTATTTTTTATCTGGATGATCAGGACGTCGTTCAGGCTGCATTTCTTGCCAACCAGCCGAAACATGCTTTACCCGCAAGGCGGTTGATCCAGCAACAGAAGGTGATAGATACGCAAGCTTTGGCAGATGAAAATATAGCTTTAAAAAAAGTGCCTCGTTTACAGGATGAATCAAATACAAGTATATGA
- the betB gene encoding betaine-aldehyde dehydrogenase, protein MKKIFINGEWTEAKSKETREIINPYNQEVIEPVTEGNEQDAKLAIAAARDAFDNKEWAALPAAKRSKFVHDIANLIERDHAQLAELESLDTGKTVEESRGDMDDIAGVFRYFAEIADKDGGDIIDSPIPHSTSRVVHEPVGVCGQITPWNYPLLQASWKLAPALAAGNTLVMKPSEMTPLTSVKIFELMEEAGIPAGVVNLVLGAGNTVGAELAANDNVDLISFTGGIETGKKIMQAASSNVKKLALELGGKNPNIIFADADFETAVDQAMNAVFFHAGQICSAGTRLMVEQSIHDDFVHALVERVSNIKLGSGFDPSTQMGPLISAEHVNKVSHYVETGKREGATIAVGGGRPEDPHLQNGFFYLPTVLTNCTTDMHVVQEEGFGPVITVEKFRDEEEAIFLANDSIYGLSGGVFTNNIAKAERCVRKMRMGTVWINDVNLYFPHAPWGGYKQSGIGRELGKTGLEEYQETKHVFQNLKPEPVHWF, encoded by the coding sequence ATGAAAAAAATATTTATCAACGGCGAATGGACAGAGGCCAAATCCAAAGAAACAAGAGAAATTATAAATCCTTATAATCAAGAAGTTATTGAGCCGGTTACAGAAGGCAATGAGCAGGATGCAAAATTAGCGATTGCAGCTGCTCGAGATGCGTTTGACAATAAGGAGTGGGCTGCTCTGCCTGCCGCAAAACGTAGTAAGTTTGTTCATGACATTGCCAATTTAATCGAACGTGACCACGCGCAGTTGGCCGAATTGGAATCACTCGACACAGGGAAAACCGTAGAAGAAAGCCGCGGAGATATGGATGATATTGCAGGTGTTTTTCGTTACTTTGCTGAAATAGCGGACAAGGACGGCGGCGATATCATCGATTCCCCTATTCCGCATTCAACCAGCAGGGTGGTTCATGAACCTGTCGGTGTCTGCGGCCAGATAACACCATGGAACTATCCATTGTTACAGGCATCATGGAAATTGGCACCGGCACTCGCAGCAGGTAATACACTTGTCATGAAGCCAAGTGAAATGACGCCGCTGACGTCGGTAAAGATTTTCGAATTAATGGAAGAAGCCGGGATTCCGGCCGGTGTTGTCAACTTGGTACTCGGAGCTGGTAATACCGTTGGTGCTGAACTTGCGGCAAATGATAATGTCGATTTGATTTCATTTACGGGCGGCATTGAAACAGGCAAGAAGATTATGCAAGCAGCAAGTTCCAATGTGAAAAAATTGGCGTTGGAACTTGGCGGGAAAAATCCGAATATTATTTTTGCCGATGCGGATTTTGAAACAGCTGTTGATCAGGCAATGAACGCAGTATTTTTCCATGCCGGGCAAATTTGTTCGGCAGGGACGCGGCTCATGGTGGAACAAAGCATTCATGATGATTTTGTTCATGCACTTGTAGAGCGCGTCAGTAATATAAAACTTGGCAGTGGTTTTGACCCATCCACTCAAATGGGCCCGTTGATTTCAGCGGAACATGTCAATAAAGTGTCTCATTATGTGGAAACCGGTAAGCGGGAAGGTGCAACCATTGCAGTTGGCGGCGGCCGTCCCGAAGACCCGCACTTACAAAATGGATTTTTCTACTTGCCGACGGTATTGACCAATTGTACGACGGATATGCATGTCGTGCAGGAAGAAGGTTTTGGACCGGTGATTACGGTAGAAAAATTTAGAGATGAAGAAGAGGCTATTTTCCTTGCTAACGATTCCATTTATGGACTTTCCGGCGGTGTCTTTACAAATAACATCGCGAAAGCTGAACGTTGTGTGAGGAAAATGCGAATGGGCACGGTCTGGATTAACGATGTGAATTTGTATTTCCCACATGCACCATGGGGAGGATATAAGCAGTCTGGAATCGGGCGTGAACTTGGCAAAACAGGGCTGGAAGAATATCAGGAAACCAAACATGTTTTTCAAAATCTGAAACCGGAGCCAGTTCATTGGTTTTAA
- a CDS encoding MFS transporter: MSSQQTVSMRKVSIASFVGALMEWYDFFLYGTAAAVVFNVLFFPNSDPLVGTIASFASFAIGFLARPIGGLVFGHYGDKIGRKKILVITMMIMGGATFLIGLIPTYESIGIWAPILLVVLRLLQGFGLGGEYGGAALLVIEHAPRAKRGFWGGLLQSSTSAGLLLATGVFSLVSMLPDEAFYSWGWRVPFLISIILLLVGTFIRFNIQETPAFEEVKSKGKQAKLPIIDLLKTYPKAIFIALGARLGETVSSNLLNAFAIAYVTTQLGLPESVALNAIFVASAVGIFACPIFGALSDKIGRKPVYLISTIFLIVFSVPYFLMLNTEITFVIWLAVVLGYVVGPTMMFAVQSVFFTEMFGTNVRYSGLSMAYQVSAALGGFTPLIATTLLAWNNGNPWYVAAFLIIICIISTVATLMARETYKKDISEIEAEKNDVFTSNEIYKKS; this comes from the coding sequence ATGAGCAGTCAACAAACAGTTTCAATGAGAAAAGTTTCTATAGCAAGTTTTGTTGGGGCTTTAATGGAATGGTATGATTTCTTTTTATATGGTACTGCTGCCGCTGTAGTATTTAATGTTTTATTTTTTCCTAATAGTGATCCATTAGTCGGCACTATTGCATCGTTCGCTTCGTTTGCAATTGGATTTTTAGCCAGGCCAATAGGAGGCTTAGTTTTTGGTCATTATGGCGATAAAATTGGACGAAAAAAAATCCTTGTGATAACTATGATGATAATGGGAGGAGCAACATTTTTAATTGGTCTTATCCCCACATATGAAAGTATTGGTATTTGGGCTCCTATTCTATTAGTAGTTTTAAGACTATTACAAGGGTTTGGACTAGGGGGAGAGTACGGAGGAGCTGCACTTCTAGTTATTGAACACGCCCCTAGAGCAAAACGTGGTTTCTGGGGAGGTTTACTTCAATCTTCAACTTCTGCTGGGTTGTTACTTGCAACTGGTGTATTTTCTTTAGTGAGCATGTTGCCAGACGAGGCTTTTTATTCTTGGGGATGGAGAGTACCTTTTTTAATTAGTATTATTTTATTATTGGTTGGTACATTTATTCGATTCAATATTCAAGAGACTCCTGCATTTGAAGAAGTAAAAAGTAAAGGAAAACAAGCAAAATTACCAATAATTGATTTACTTAAAACTTATCCAAAAGCAATTTTTATTGCGTTAGGTGCTCGTTTAGGAGAAACGGTATCTTCGAATTTACTGAATGCTTTTGCAATTGCATATGTTACAACACAATTAGGGTTGCCGGAAAGTGTTGCACTAAATGCTATTTTTGTAGCTTCAGCCGTGGGAATATTTGCTTGTCCAATCTTTGGAGCCCTTTCTGATAAAATAGGGCGTAAACCTGTATATTTGATAAGTACCATTTTCCTAATAGTCTTTTCTGTACCGTACTTCTTAATGTTAAATACCGAAATCACTTTTGTTATCTGGTTAGCGGTAGTTTTAGGTTATGTGGTAGGACCAACAATGATGTTTGCTGTACAGTCTGTTTTCTTTACGGAAATGTTTGGAACCAATGTTCGGTATAGCGGACTATCAATGGCTTATCAGGTATCTGCTGCATTAGGAGGTTTTACACCTCTGATCGCAACAACTTTATTAGCTTGGAATAATGGTAACCCTTGGTATGTAGCAGCATTTTTAATTATTATTTGTATCATTTCAACAGTTGCTACGTTAATGGCCAGAGAAACATATAAGAAAGATATTTCAGAAATTGAGGCAGAAAAAAATGACGTCTTTACTTCAAATGAAATTTATAAAAAATCGTGA
- a CDS encoding diphosphate--fructose-6-phosphate 1-phosphotransferase: MKRVVIAQAGGPTSVINATLAAFVEEVMDENKLIFSKNGYEGLTYGDFLDGTEEMNKWVIENKHVPGACLGSGRFPLEDDSIIQCVDQLKKIEADALVVIGGNGTMEALCKIEEEATNRGYGLQVIGLPKTVDNDLGATDHAPGFGSAARYVAQTTLDISRDLYSMRNFEQVRILETMGRNAGWLALASGFLRQYEEDGPHFILIPERPVKKEVLLQEVDNTIQKYGYAVIVVSEGVQWEEKGTWQIEKDIVNGRTVLGGISSEMELFIKEELKVMARAELLGMNQRSSSMFISPSDFQEALQTGACGGKWLKEGKNKIMVSLQRTNQFDYNISKIPVDLKDVVQEGERKLPDNFIHDHKAYYRWLAPLVGEGLLTYPSPIPRRDSHVKEPY, encoded by the coding sequence ATGAAGAGGGTTGTGATAGCACAGGCTGGGGGTCCAACTTCTGTTATCAATGCAACGTTGGCAGCTTTTGTAGAAGAAGTGATGGATGAAAATAAACTTATTTTTTCAAAAAACGGCTATGAAGGCCTGACTTACGGTGATTTTTTGGATGGAACAGAAGAAATGAACAAATGGGTTATAGAAAATAAGCATGTACCTGGAGCATGTTTGGGATCTGGGCGTTTTCCTTTAGAGGATGACTCGATCATACAATGTGTAGACCAATTAAAAAAAATAGAGGCAGATGCACTGGTTGTCATTGGTGGCAATGGCACGATGGAAGCTTTGTGTAAAATAGAAGAAGAAGCCACGAATAGAGGATATGGTTTACAAGTCATCGGATTACCAAAAACAGTAGATAATGATTTGGGAGCCACAGACCATGCGCCCGGTTTTGGCAGTGCTGCCAGATATGTTGCGCAGACAACACTGGATATCAGCAGAGACCTTTACTCTATGAGAAATTTTGAGCAAGTCCGGATTTTAGAGACGATGGGAAGGAATGCAGGATGGCTCGCATTAGCATCCGGATTCCTTCGTCAATACGAGGAAGATGGTCCACATTTTATTTTAATTCCAGAACGGCCTGTCAAAAAAGAAGTCCTTCTACAAGAAGTAGACAATACGATTCAAAAATATGGGTATGCAGTCATTGTTGTCAGCGAGGGGGTGCAATGGGAAGAAAAAGGCACTTGGCAAATTGAAAAAGACATTGTTAATGGGAGAACGGTCCTTGGCGGCATTTCATCTGAAATGGAACTTTTTATAAAAGAAGAATTAAAAGTTATGGCCAGAGCAGAATTGTTGGGAATGAACCAGCGCAGTTCCTCCATGTTTATTTCACCGTCTGATTTTCAAGAAGCATTGCAAACAGGTGCTTGTGGAGGTAAATGGTTAAAAGAAGGAAAAAATAAAATCATGGTTTCCCTACAAAGAACGAATCAATTCGACTATAATATAAGTAAAATACCAGTCGATTTGAAGGATGTAGTTCAGGAAGGGGAACGAAAACTGCCGGATAATTTCATCCATGATCATAAGGCCTATTACCGGTGGTTGGCTCCATTAGTTGGGGAAGGCCTTCTAACTTATCCTTCACCGATTCCTAGGAGAGATAGTCATGTCAAGGAGCCGTATTGA
- a CDS encoding zinc-dependent alcohol dehydrogenase: MISFVQLESIKQFKVRQKEIPIPSIDEVLVEIKYVGICGSDLHVYHGSHPKVKPPAVLGHECTGIIYDGNEHFLENTPVAINPLIGCGVCKHCQAGEPNICVSRTVIGFQKEGGLSQVIAVPKNNILPLSEEFPLRTGVLYEPLAVVIHAAKQANLKKQQDVIITGAGTIGLLSGIYIQDNFDVTVSFIERDSKRIEFAESLGFHVYKQIDDVPMKTIQRPIFFECTGNLPLFKKILDYKPAAAEIIIVSTFEKELEIPIFALLPNETVIQGSQMYTEKDLKQALEILSTSKRYLYEEIVIKKDYSYHEVNTAYETVTNNNEKRVKAIINMEKGGRII, translated from the coding sequence ATCATTTCTTTTGTACAATTAGAATCGATTAAGCAATTTAAAGTTAGACAGAAAGAAATACCTATACCGTCTATTGATGAAGTATTAGTAGAAATAAAGTATGTAGGTATCTGTGGTTCAGATTTACATGTCTATCATGGCTCTCATCCTAAAGTAAAACCTCCGGCAGTGCTCGGACATGAATGTACAGGTATTATTTATGATGGCAATGAACACTTTTTAGAAAATACACCAGTAGCTATTAATCCATTAATAGGATGTGGAGTTTGTAAACATTGTCAGGCTGGCGAACCAAATATCTGTGTATCCCGAACAGTGATAGGGTTTCAAAAAGAAGGAGGTTTATCTCAGGTAATCGCAGTTCCTAAAAATAATATTTTACCTTTAAGTGAAGAATTCCCATTAAGGACTGGTGTTTTATATGAGCCGCTCGCAGTTGTTATTCATGCTGCTAAGCAAGCTAATTTAAAGAAACAACAGGATGTAATAATTACTGGTGCAGGTACAATAGGATTATTATCAGGAATTTATATTCAAGATAACTTCGATGTAACTGTTTCATTTATAGAAAGAGATAGTAAAAGAATAGAGTTTGCTGAATCATTGGGTTTTCACGTTTATAAACAAATAGACGACGTTCCTATGAAAACAATTCAACGCCCTATATTTTTTGAATGTACAGGAAACCTTCCGTTATTTAAAAAGATTCTTGATTATAAGCCAGCAGCTGCAGAAATAATCATTGTTAGTACATTTGAAAAAGAGTTGGAGATTCCTATATTTGCTTTGCTTCCTAATGAAACGGTGATACAGGGAAGCCAAATGTATACAGAAAAAGACTTGAAACAAGCTTTAGAAATCCTAAGTACTTCGAAAAGATATTTATATGAAGAAATTGTCATCAAAAAAGATTACAGTTATCACGAAGTAAATACTGCTTATGAAACAGTAACAAATAACAATGAAAAAAGGGTAAAAGCTATTATTAACATGGAAAAAGGAGGAAGAATTATATGA
- a CDS encoding transposase, with protein MTIIRQPSLFGIQELYDMEPTQKYEAIISAIDLDLIYHAINKKSRLGAPVELNYAGMIISFFIRYIERIPTIKDLIKRLNDDFIFKMNCGFLVSDAIPSEAAYSRLVTKLSESDILEKSFESVTLAAVTEGFIADEVIAIDATHFEARDKAPVQKEEKPEAAPKKRGRKSKEEREQYLQEQAEKEANQYILQSLFSSGSLNDGKAAIALLKGTDQRLPLTTVHYNTLDAGYDFEPIYEQIHRMGQQSVIAYNKRNEGEMIGFDKNFAPTCFREHSYKYDSFDPKYETLKYTRPKECSDCPLANEGICQKVYKVKITTDLRRYTAPARGSRAWKKIFKQRTAVERVNAYLKEFYQLNNVRYRTGKRAKVHFDMVALIYNASKLAADRIQAELIQQQQTA; from the coding sequence ATGACCATTATACGACAACCGAGCCTATTTGGCATCCAAGAATTATATGACATGGAACCTACCCAAAAATATGAAGCGATTATTTCAGCGATTGATCTGGATCTTATTTATCATGCGATTAATAAGAAATCCCGGCTGGGAGCGCCTGTTGAGCTAAATTATGCAGGGATGATTATTTCCTTTTTTATTCGCTACATCGAACGCATCCCAACGATCAAAGACTTAATCAAGCGTCTCAATGATGACTTTATCTTTAAAATGAACTGCGGATTTCTGGTTTCCGACGCTATTCCATCAGAAGCTGCGTATTCTCGTCTCGTAACGAAACTGAGTGAATCAGATATTTTAGAAAAATCCTTCGAAAGCGTAACGCTGGCAGCTGTCACAGAAGGGTTTATTGCCGATGAAGTCATTGCCATTGATGCCACCCATTTTGAAGCACGAGATAAGGCACCCGTTCAAAAAGAAGAAAAACCGGAAGCTGCGCCCAAAAAGCGTGGGCGTAAATCCAAAGAAGAACGCGAACAGTACCTTCAAGAACAAGCAGAAAAGGAAGCAAACCAGTATATTCTACAATCCTTGTTTTCATCTGGCAGCTTAAATGATGGAAAAGCCGCTATCGCCTTATTAAAGGGAACGGACCAGCGCCTTCCTCTTACCACTGTTCATTATAATACGCTAGATGCTGGTTACGATTTCGAGCCGATTTATGAACAGATTCATCGCATGGGACAACAGTCTGTCATTGCCTATAATAAGCGCAATGAAGGCGAAATGATTGGGTTTGATAAGAATTTTGCCCCAACCTGTTTTCGAGAACATTCCTATAAATATGATAGCTTTGATCCAAAATACGAAACATTGAAATATACCAGACCAAAGGAATGCAGCGACTGCCCACTTGCGAACGAAGGTATCTGTCAAAAAGTGTATAAAGTCAAGATAACTACGGATTTAAGACGTTATACTGCGCCTGCACGCGGATCAAGAGCTTGGAAAAAGATTTTTAAACAACGGACAGCAGTAGAACGTGTCAATGCTTATCTGAAAGAGTTCTATCAGCTAAACAATGTTCGTTATCGTACTGGAAAGCGTGCGAAAGTCCATTTTGATATGGTCGCTTTGATTTATAATGCTTCCAAATTAGCTGCGGATCGCATCCAAGCTGAGCTTATTCAACAACAACAAACTGCATAA
- a CDS encoding Rieske (2Fe-2S) protein gives MREVVCHKEEIDPGKMKSASLGKIPIVVCRTKDGEFYAFVNRCLHQGAPLSEGVLCGDTKRTDIHGNYEYIKDGEILRCPWHALEYDIKNDGAMLAEPDKKLRSFQVSIEDDQVVVYK, from the coding sequence ATGAGAGAAGTTGTGTGTCATAAAGAAGAAATTGATCCGGGTAAGATGAAAAGTGCTTCGTTAGGAAAAATCCCGATTGTTGTTTGCCGTACCAAAGACGGAGAATTTTACGCATTTGTCAATAGGTGTCTGCATCAGGGCGCACCACTTTCAGAAGGTGTTTTATGTGGTGACACCAAACGTACGGATATTCATGGCAACTATGAATACATTAAAGATGGTGAAATCCTCCGTTGCCCATGGCATGCGCTTGAATATGACATTAAAAATGATGGTGCTATGCTTGCTGAACCTGACAAAAAATTACGTAGTTTCCAAGTTTCCATTGAAGATGATCAAGTGGTCGTATATAAATAA